In a single window of the Streptomyces cinnabarinus genome:
- a CDS encoding ATP-binding cassette domain-containing protein, which produces MTRIDKNPSGAGSAVTVRGLVKHYGETKALDGVDLDVREGSVMGVLGPNGAGKTTLVRILSTLLTPTAGQATVAGYDVLRQPRQLRRVIGLTGQYASVDEKLPGWENLYLIGRLLDLSRRDARARADELLERFSLTEAGKRPAATYSGGMRRRLDLAASMIGHPAVLYLDEPTTGLDPRTRMEVWDEVKAMVGDGVTVLLTTQYMEEAEQLASELTVVDRGKVIAKGGIDELKAKVGGRTLRIRPADPLQLRPLAAHLDGLGITGLASTTVDPERGSLLVPILSDEQLTAVVAAVTSRGVTLASVATELPSLDEVFLSLTGHRASAPQDAVPADDREEVAV; this is translated from the coding sequence ATGACGCGAATCGACAAGAACCCCAGCGGCGCGGGGAGCGCCGTCACCGTGCGGGGGCTGGTCAAGCACTACGGCGAGACCAAGGCGTTGGACGGTGTGGACCTGGATGTGCGGGAGGGGTCCGTGATGGGGGTGCTCGGGCCCAACGGGGCCGGGAAGACCACCCTGGTCAGGATCCTGTCCACGCTGCTGACGCCCACCGCGGGGCAGGCGACCGTCGCGGGGTACGACGTCCTGCGCCAGCCCCGCCAGCTGCGCCGGGTGATCGGGCTGACCGGCCAGTACGCCTCCGTGGACGAGAAACTCCCGGGCTGGGAGAACCTGTACCTCATCGGGCGGCTGCTCGACCTGTCCCGGCGCGACGCCCGCGCCCGCGCCGACGAGCTGCTGGAGCGGTTCTCGCTCACCGAAGCCGGGAAGCGGCCCGCCGCCACCTACTCCGGCGGTATGCGGCGGCGCCTCGACCTCGCCGCCTCGATGATCGGGCATCCGGCCGTGCTGTATCTCGACGAGCCGACGACCGGGCTCGACCCGCGCACCCGCATGGAGGTGTGGGACGAGGTCAAGGCCATGGTCGGGGACGGCGTCACCGTGCTGCTGACCACCCAGTACATGGAGGAGGCCGAGCAGCTCGCCTCCGAGCTGACCGTCGTCGACCGGGGGAAGGTCATCGCCAAGGGCGGGATCGACGAGCTGAAGGCCAAGGTCGGCGGGCGCACCCTGCGGATCCGGCCCGCCGATCCGCTGCAACTGCGGCCGCTGGCCGCGCATCTCGACGGGCTCGGGATCACCGGGCTCGCCAGCACCACCGTGGACCCCGAGCGCGGCTCCCTGCTGGTGCCGATCCTGAGCGACGAGCAGCTCACCGCGGTCGTCGCGGCCGTCACCTCGCGCGGGGTCACGCTGGCCTCCGTCGCCACCGAACTGCCCAGCCTGGACGAGGTGTTCCTGTCCCTCACCGGCCACCGCGCCAGCGCCCCGCAGGACGCCGTGCCCGCCGACGACCGCGAGGAGGTCGCCGTATGA
- a CDS encoding ABC transporter permease: MTTTTITTTHVGAADARIPLRSHLRHTGALVRRNLLWIRQDPESMADAVLFPIVFTLLFVYVFGGSIGQSLGGGQEAYVQYVVPGMLAMMGMTMAQGVGTGFNQDFNTGVMDRFRSLPIGRGSVLFAKIAVELLRMLFATAVLMVVSLLVGFDVTNWGGLLASVALSVVFGSALMWVFLTLGVVMKNVQSVQAMGFLVLMPLQFGSSIFAPTNSMPGWLQNFTDYNPLSALADASRGLTNGGPVAHDLWLTLGWSVLLTAVMAPIAIHKFRTKT; encoded by the coding sequence ATGACCACCACCACGATCACCACGACCCACGTCGGCGCCGCCGACGCCCGTATCCCGTTGCGCAGTCATCTGCGGCACACCGGCGCGCTCGTCCGGCGCAATCTGCTGTGGATCCGGCAGGACCCGGAGTCGATGGCCGACGCCGTCCTCTTCCCGATCGTCTTCACGCTGCTGTTCGTGTACGTCTTCGGCGGCTCCATCGGGCAGTCGCTGGGCGGCGGACAGGAGGCGTATGTGCAGTACGTCGTGCCCGGCATGCTCGCCATGATGGGCATGACCATGGCCCAGGGCGTGGGCACCGGCTTCAACCAGGACTTCAACACCGGTGTCATGGACCGCTTCCGGTCCCTGCCGATCGGCCGCGGCTCGGTGCTGTTCGCCAAGATCGCGGTGGAGCTGCTGCGGATGCTGTTCGCGACCGCCGTGCTGATGGTGGTGTCCCTGCTGGTGGGCTTCGACGTCACCAACTGGGGTGGCCTGCTGGCCTCCGTCGCCCTGTCCGTGGTCTTCGGCTCGGCGCTGATGTGGGTCTTCCTCACCCTCGGCGTGGTGATGAAGAACGTGCAGTCCGTGCAGGCGATGGGCTTCCTGGTGCTGATGCCGCTCCAGTTCGGCTCGTCGATCTTCGCGCCGACGAACTCGATGCCGGGCTGGCTGCAGAACTTCACCGACTACAACCCGCTCTCCGCGCTCGCGGACGCGTCCCGCGGGCTGACGAACGGCGGTCCGGTCGCCCACGACCTGTGGCTGACGCTCGGCTGGTCGGTGCTGCTGACCGCGGTCATGGCGCCGATCGCCATCCACAAGTTCCGCACCAAGACCTGA
- a CDS encoding BTAD domain-containing putative transcriptional regulator, whose translation MDPVRYRILGTTQALRPDGTPVPVGGARLRALLGVLALRGGRTVPVQLLVDEVWAGDPPADAAGALQALVGRLRRSLGADAIESVDGGYRLAARPDDIDLHRFERLTADGIRALADGDPAKAAGVLDDALALWHGPALADLPDRTAEAARRQTRRLDALRARHTAALALGQAEQALPELTALCDSHPLDEPLQTLRLRALRDLGRPAEALAAYDDVRLLLAERLGSDPGAELAALHRELLAPEPAPTHLGNLRARLTSFVGREADIDAIRGDLGGARLVTLLGPGGAGKTRLSQEAAETLRDTAPDGIWLAELAPVDDPEAVPEAVLTAVGARETVLYGAGAEELRSADRHDDPVERLVEHCSRRRLLIVLDNCEHVVDAAARLAEHLLAHCPGLTVLATSREPLGVPGEVLRPVESLPQPYALRLLTDRGAAARPGFRVDDDPEACAEICRRLDGLPLAIELAAARLRMLTPRQIADRLDDRFRLLTSGSRTVLPRQQTLRAVVDWSWDLLDEAEREVLSRLSVFAGGCDLPAAEAVCGPAALDALGSLVDKSLVVAAPSGDGAMRYRLLETVAEYARERLDEAGERPRAERAHLTYYRELARVTDPLLRGSGQLAAVELLQREYENLRTALRHAVAERDEQEALALALSLGWYWQMRDLRIEARTWCAEVMALGPDPFAFAEPVRPAEPVWQRCTAEPPPYTGEVLAEARRGVHLAHFACMDTELDAWQNPVAQQKLRTIAATYPPGLPQSCRSPGILAVFAVMLTGDMDTVARLLNACVETCRTTPGYEWELAATLQMRANGLANRPERAGEAARDADESLAIYERLGDEWGTAEALSARAEARERTGAYADAAADYEAAIERARRLGARAQEAVLSARLAGALLEDGQGERGERLLREVIDGLDGGHSEAMPFSRVILAGWLSITGRTTEAREQIRVLRENFGLAQFHVFDAFILSGEAWMDASEGHHEEARDKLRRALEQADNAVAEAMAPQLVSACLVIAAVALADSEPYDAARCLGAAEALLPPGHLNSTLERECRARATAAVRAVLDEETYQAGYAEGGRLTAKEAAALV comes from the coding sequence ATGGACCCCGTGCGCTATCGCATCCTCGGCACTACCCAGGCCCTTCGTCCCGACGGCACCCCCGTCCCGGTCGGCGGGGCGCGGCTGCGTGCGCTGCTCGGCGTGCTCGCGCTGCGCGGTGGCCGTACCGTGCCCGTGCAGCTACTCGTGGACGAGGTGTGGGCCGGGGATCCGCCCGCCGATGCGGCCGGGGCGCTCCAGGCGCTGGTCGGGCGGCTGCGGCGGAGCCTCGGCGCCGACGCGATCGAGTCCGTGGACGGCGGGTACCGGCTCGCCGCCCGCCCCGACGACATCGACCTGCACCGCTTCGAGCGGCTCACCGCCGACGGCATCCGCGCCCTCGCCGACGGCGACCCCGCCAAGGCCGCCGGAGTCCTCGACGACGCCCTCGCCCTGTGGCACGGCCCCGCCCTCGCCGACCTCCCCGACCGCACCGCCGAGGCCGCCCGCAGGCAGACCCGCCGCCTGGACGCCCTGCGCGCCCGGCACACCGCCGCCCTCGCCCTCGGCCAGGCCGAACAGGCGCTGCCGGAGCTGACCGCCCTGTGCGACAGCCATCCGCTGGACGAGCCGTTGCAGACGCTGCGGCTGCGGGCGCTGCGCGATCTCGGCCGCCCCGCCGAGGCGCTCGCCGCCTACGACGACGTGCGCCTCCTGCTCGCCGAACGGCTCGGATCCGATCCCGGCGCCGAACTGGCCGCCCTGCACCGCGAGTTGCTGGCCCCGGAACCGGCGCCGACGCACCTGGGCAACCTGCGGGCCCGGCTGACCTCCTTCGTCGGCCGGGAAGCCGACATCGACGCCATCCGCGGGGACCTCGGCGGCGCCCGGCTGGTCACGCTCCTCGGGCCCGGCGGCGCGGGGAAGACCCGGCTGTCCCAGGAGGCCGCCGAGACCCTCCGGGACACCGCACCCGACGGGATCTGGCTGGCCGAACTCGCCCCCGTCGACGATCCCGAGGCCGTACCGGAAGCCGTGCTCACCGCCGTCGGCGCCCGCGAGACCGTGCTCTACGGCGCCGGAGCCGAGGAGCTCCGCAGCGCCGACCGGCACGACGACCCGGTCGAACGCCTCGTGGAGCACTGCTCCCGGCGCCGCCTGCTGATCGTCCTCGACAACTGCGAACACGTCGTCGACGCCGCCGCCCGGCTCGCCGAACACCTGCTGGCCCACTGCCCGGGACTGACGGTCCTGGCCACCAGCCGTGAACCCCTCGGCGTACCCGGCGAGGTACTGCGCCCGGTGGAATCCCTGCCCCAGCCCTACGCGCTGCGCCTGCTCACCGATCGGGGCGCCGCGGCCCGCCCCGGATTCCGCGTCGACGACGACCCCGAGGCCTGCGCCGAGATCTGCCGCCGCCTCGACGGACTGCCCCTCGCCATCGAGCTCGCCGCCGCCCGGCTGCGGATGCTCACTCCCCGCCAGATCGCCGACCGGCTCGACGACCGCTTCCGGCTGCTGACCTCCGGCAGCCGTACCGTCCTGCCCCGCCAGCAGACCCTCAGGGCCGTCGTCGACTGGTCCTGGGACCTGCTCGACGAGGCCGAACGCGAGGTCCTCAGCCGGCTCTCGGTCTTCGCGGGCGGCTGCGACCTGCCCGCCGCGGAGGCCGTGTGCGGGCCCGCCGCCCTCGACGCGCTCGGCTCCCTCGTCGACAAGTCCCTGGTGGTGGCCGCCCCTTCGGGCGACGGGGCGATGCGCTACCGGCTCCTGGAGACCGTCGCCGAGTACGCGCGCGAACGCCTGGACGAGGCCGGGGAACGCCCCCGCGCCGAGCGCGCGCATCTGACGTACTACCGCGAACTCGCCCGGGTCACCGACCCGTTGCTGCGCGGCTCCGGTCAACTGGCCGCCGTGGAACTGCTCCAGCGGGAGTACGAGAACCTGCGCACCGCCCTGCGGCACGCCGTCGCCGAGCGCGACGAGCAGGAGGCGCTGGCGCTGGCGCTGTCGCTGGGCTGGTACTGGCAGATGCGCGACCTGAGGATCGAGGCCCGCACCTGGTGCGCGGAGGTGATGGCGCTCGGCCCCGACCCCTTCGCCTTCGCCGAGCCGGTCCGTCCGGCCGAGCCGGTCTGGCAGCGCTGCACCGCCGAGCCGCCCCCGTACACCGGAGAGGTGCTGGCCGAGGCCCGGCGCGGTGTCCATCTGGCCCATTTCGCCTGCATGGACACCGAGTTGGACGCCTGGCAGAACCCGGTCGCCCAGCAGAAGCTGCGCACCATCGCCGCGACCTACCCGCCGGGGCTTCCGCAGTCCTGCCGTAGCCCCGGCATCCTGGCCGTGTTCGCCGTGATGCTCACCGGCGACATGGACACGGTCGCCCGGCTGCTCAACGCCTGCGTGGAGACCTGCCGGACCACCCCGGGCTACGAGTGGGAGCTGGCCGCCACCCTCCAGATGCGCGCCAACGGCCTCGCCAACCGCCCCGAGCGCGCCGGGGAAGCGGCCCGGGACGCCGACGAGTCGCTCGCCATCTACGAGCGGCTGGGCGACGAATGGGGCACGGCCGAGGCGCTGTCGGCGCGCGCGGAGGCCCGCGAGCGGACGGGCGCCTACGCGGATGCGGCCGCCGACTATGAGGCGGCCATCGAGCGGGCCCGACGGCTCGGTGCCCGTGCCCAGGAGGCCGTCCTGTCCGCCCGGCTGGCCGGCGCGCTGCTGGAGGACGGACAGGGCGAACGGGGCGAACGCCTGCTGCGGGAGGTCATCGACGGGCTGGACGGCGGGCACAGCGAGGCGATGCCGTTCAGCCGGGTCATCCTCGCCGGCTGGCTCAGCATCACCGGCCGTACCACCGAGGCCCGCGAGCAGATCCGGGTGCTGCGCGAGAACTTCGGCCTCGCCCAGTTCCATGTCTTCGACGCCTTCATCCTCAGCGGGGAGGCCTGGATGGACGCCTCCGAGGGTCACCACGAAGAGGCCCGGGACAAGCTCCGGCGCGCTCTGGAGCAGGCGGACAACGCGGTGGCGGAGGCCATGGCCCCGCAGTTGGTCTCGGCTTGCCTGGTCATCGCAGCCGTGGCGCTGGCCGACAGCGAGCCCTACGACGCCGCCCGCTGTCTCGGGGCCGCCGAGGCGCTGCTGCCGCCCGGACACCTGAACTCCACCCTGGAGCGCGAGTGCCGGGCCCGGGCGACCGCCGCGGTGCGCGCGGTCCTCGACGAGGAGACGTACCAGGCCGGGTACGCCGAGGGCGGCCGCCTCACCGCGAAGGAGGCCGCCGCCCTGGTGTGA
- a CDS encoding DUF6578 domain-containing protein, translating to MGIWHVFYADWQMECCGTPFSVGDEVSWPLLLGESGDWDDEVAEVVGEVAQVNGVRVLEDERGLTVALHEDPVDVVAPEDLGEERPGDRIRLAGLLTVERHGGEWPEVTGLVRAVRVVSQEYAETEPGSRTWEPVPGTRSLRAVDTCPKWFTDPEPPTAGRGRRESGALVTLEVPDR from the coding sequence ATGGGGATTTGGCACGTGTTCTACGCGGACTGGCAGATGGAGTGCTGCGGCACACCGTTCTCGGTGGGCGACGAGGTGAGCTGGCCGCTGCTGCTCGGCGAATCCGGCGACTGGGACGACGAGGTGGCCGAGGTCGTCGGGGAGGTGGCCCAGGTGAACGGCGTCCGGGTCCTGGAGGACGAGAGGGGACTCACCGTCGCCCTGCACGAGGACCCCGTCGACGTCGTCGCCCCGGAGGACCTCGGCGAGGAGCGGCCCGGCGACCGGATCCGCCTGGCCGGGCTGCTGACGGTCGAACGGCACGGGGGAGAGTGGCCGGAGGTCACCGGCCTGGTGCGGGCCGTGCGGGTCGTCAGCCAGGAGTACGCCGAGACCGAACCGGGTTCGCGCACCTGGGAGCCGGTGCCGGGGACCCGGTCGCTACGGGCGGTCGACACCTGCCCGAAGTGGTTCACGGACCCGGAACCGCCCACGGCGGGCCGAGGGCGGAGGGAATCCGGAGCACTGGTCACCCTGGAGGTCCCGGACCGCTGA
- a CDS encoding site-2 protease family protein: protein MTATTTRHSDRRMSPVFAGILAVTAVTGWATWTGFAEQPGVAVFLFVTAAWIVSLCLHEYAHARTALHSGDISVAAKGYLTLNPLKYTHALLSIVLPVVFLIMGGIGLPGGAVLIERGRIPGRWRHSLISAAGPLTNLLFAVVCTAPFWLGALDGVPDDFRVALAFLALLQVTAAILNFLPVPGLDGYGVIEPWLSYNVRRQVEPFAPFGLLFVIALLWLPPVRDGFLDVVNTILDGLGVSELETSYGWSLYRFW from the coding sequence TTGACCGCCACCACCACCCGCCACAGCGACCGGCGGATGAGCCCTGTCTTCGCCGGCATCCTGGCCGTCACGGCGGTGACCGGCTGGGCCACCTGGACCGGGTTCGCCGAGCAGCCGGGCGTCGCCGTCTTCCTGTTCGTGACGGCGGCGTGGATCGTCTCGCTGTGCCTGCACGAGTACGCGCACGCCCGTACGGCGCTGCACAGCGGTGACATCTCGGTCGCCGCGAAGGGCTACCTCACGCTGAACCCGCTGAAGTACACGCACGCCCTGCTGAGCATCGTGCTCCCCGTGGTCTTCCTGATCATGGGCGGGATCGGTCTGCCGGGCGGGGCGGTCCTGATCGAGCGCGGACGGATCCCGGGGCGCTGGCGGCACAGCCTGATCTCGGCGGCGGGCCCGCTCACCAACCTGCTGTTCGCGGTGGTGTGCACGGCGCCGTTCTGGCTCGGCGCGCTGGACGGCGTCCCCGACGACTTCCGGGTCGCGCTCGCCTTCCTCGCCCTGCTCCAGGTCACGGCCGCGATCCTGAACTTCCTGCCGGTGCCGGGTCTGGACGGCTACGGCGTGATCGAGCCCTGGCTGTCGTACAACGTCCGCCGCCAGGTGGAGCCGTTCGCGCCGTTCGGGCTGCTGTTCGTGATCGCGCTGCTGTGGCTGCCCCCGGTGCGGGACGGCTTCCTCGACGTGGTGAACACGATCCTCGACGGCCTCGGCGTCAGCGAGCTGGAGACGTCGTACGGCTGGAGCCTCTACCGGTTCTGGTAG
- the npdG gene encoding NADPH-dependent F420 reductase translates to MTSTDSAAQKAPAKDPWDLPDVSGLVVGVLGGTGPQGKGLAYRLAKAGQKVIIGSRAAERAQTAAEELGYGVEGADNAETARRSDIVIVAVPWEGHGKTLESLREELAGKLVVDCVNPLGFDKQGAYALKPEEGSAAQQAAALLPDSRVTAAFHHLSAVLLQDPEIDEIDTDVMVLGEVRADVEIVQALAGRIPGMRGVFAGRLRNAHQVESLVANLISVNRRYKAHAGLRITDV, encoded by the coding sequence ATGACCTCTACCGACAGTGCTGCACAGAAGGCCCCCGCCAAGGACCCCTGGGACCTGCCCGACGTCTCCGGGCTCGTCGTCGGCGTGCTCGGCGGCACCGGCCCGCAGGGCAAGGGCCTGGCCTACCGGCTCGCCAAGGCCGGCCAGAAGGTGATCATCGGCTCCCGGGCCGCGGAGCGCGCGCAGACCGCCGCCGAGGAACTCGGGTACGGCGTCGAGGGCGCCGACAACGCCGAGACCGCCCGCCGCAGCGACATCGTGATCGTCGCCGTGCCGTGGGAGGGCCACGGCAAGACCCTGGAGTCGCTGCGCGAGGAGCTCGCCGGGAAACTGGTCGTCGACTGCGTCAACCCGCTCGGCTTCGACAAGCAGGGCGCCTACGCGCTCAAGCCGGAGGAGGGCAGCGCGGCCCAGCAGGCCGCGGCGCTGCTGCCGGACTCCCGGGTCACCGCCGCCTTCCACCACCTGTCGGCGGTGCTGCTCCAGGACCCGGAGATCGACGAGATCGACACCGATGTGATGGTCCTCGGCGAGGTGCGCGCCGATGTGGAGATCGTCCAGGCGCTGGCCGGCCGTATCCCCGGCATGCGCGGCGTCTTCGCCGGCCGCCTGCGCAACGCCCACCAGGTCGAGTCCCTGGTCGCGAACCTGATCTCCGTCAACCGCCGCTACAAGGCGCATGCGGGACTCCGCATCACGGACGTATGA
- a CDS encoding sialidase family protein: protein MSASAALPASVPFRAGREGYASFRIPAVVVSGAGTLLAFCEGRVESARDWGHIDIVLKRSTDGGRTWGPLTVAASNGVDLAGNPAPVVLDTGRILLVHVRSAASASEAAILRGEVSDADGRRVWVQHSDDDGVSWSKPREITESVKKPGWRWYATTPGHALQLRTGRIVVPANHTLPPTGTDTGTEAKYNSGHCLLSDDRGATWSLGYLDENTNGYINVNETTAAELPDGRVYFNTRNDSPSPGNRADAHSRDGGRTLHHPFRPQAGLDGPVCEASVLQLRDPDLLLFSGPAFPDGRALMTIRVSTDSGTTWRPGVTVDGLPAAYSDLVQIDAGTVGLLYETGDFGAYERIVFRRVPVTRLT from the coding sequence ATGTCTGCATCCGCCGCCCTGCCCGCCTCCGTCCCCTTCCGTGCGGGACGCGAGGGTTACGCCAGTTTCCGGATCCCGGCCGTCGTCGTCAGCGGCGCGGGTACTCTCCTCGCCTTCTGTGAGGGGCGGGTGGAGTCCGCCCGTGACTGGGGGCATATCGACATCGTGCTGAAGCGGTCGACGGACGGTGGCCGGACGTGGGGTCCGCTGACGGTCGCCGCCAGCAACGGAGTCGACCTGGCCGGCAACCCCGCCCCCGTCGTCCTCGACACCGGGCGGATCCTCCTCGTCCACGTCCGCTCCGCCGCGTCCGCCTCCGAGGCCGCCATCCTGCGCGGCGAGGTCTCCGACGCCGACGGGCGCCGCGTGTGGGTGCAGCACAGTGATGACGACGGGGTCAGCTGGTCCAAGCCGCGGGAGATCACCGAGTCCGTCAAGAAGCCCGGCTGGCGCTGGTACGCCACCACCCCGGGCCACGCCCTCCAGCTCCGCACCGGCCGGATCGTCGTCCCCGCCAACCACACCCTCCCGCCCACCGGCACAGACACCGGCACCGAGGCCAAGTACAACAGCGGCCACTGCCTGCTCAGCGACGACCGGGGCGCCACCTGGTCGCTCGGGTACCTGGACGAGAACACCAACGGCTACATCAACGTCAACGAGACCACCGCGGCCGAACTCCCCGACGGCCGCGTCTACTTCAACACCCGCAACGACTCCCCGTCCCCCGGCAACCGCGCCGACGCCCACTCCAGGGACGGCGGGCGGACCCTCCACCACCCCTTCCGCCCCCAGGCCGGACTCGACGGCCCCGTCTGCGAGGCGAGCGTCCTCCAGCTCCGCGACCCCGATCTGCTGCTCTTCTCCGGCCCCGCCTTCCCCGACGGCCGCGCCCTGATGACGATCCGCGTCTCCACCGACTCCGGCACCACCTGGCGCCCCGGCGTCACCGTCGACGGCCTGCCCGCCGCCTACTCCGACCTGGTCCAAATCGACGCCGGCACCGTCGGACTCCTCTACGAGACGGGCGACTTCGGCGCCTACGAGCGGATCGTCTTCCGGCGGGTGCCCGTGACGCGGCTCACCTGA
- a CDS encoding MFS transporter, protein MASFLPDLTPWHASVDFRRLWLSGLISNFGSFLTFVALPVQIKELTGSAAAVGAIGAVELIPLIVFGLYGGALADAMDKRGLIIWTEAGQGVLSAALLVNALLPEPAVWPLYVVAALSSALVSVQRPALDSLWPRIVAHEHLPAAASLNALRWTVGGVAGPALAGVVVAYAGLGWAYAADLLTFAVSVVLIIPLASSPAAHEAAKPSLKAIAEGARYAWGRKELLGTYAIDLAAMFLAMPLAVLPFLADELDAEWSLGLMYAAVPFGSLLVSVSSGWTGRIHRHGRMVVLAAALWGVAIAAAGVVGNVWLVLLFLAVAGGCDMVSGIFRGVMWNQTIPDELRGRLAGIELLSYSVGPTLGQVRSGGFAAWWGVRASVWSGGLLCAGAVGLLALCLPKLMTYDARTSEHAKGVREQRAAAQAQAPLGA, encoded by the coding sequence GTGGCTTCCTTCCTCCCCGACCTCACCCCCTGGCACGCCTCCGTCGACTTCCGGCGGCTGTGGCTGTCAGGACTGATCTCCAACTTCGGCAGCTTTCTGACGTTCGTGGCGCTGCCGGTGCAGATCAAGGAGCTGACCGGCTCCGCGGCGGCCGTCGGGGCGATCGGGGCGGTGGAGCTGATCCCGCTGATCGTGTTCGGGCTGTACGGCGGCGCCCTCGCCGACGCGATGGACAAGCGCGGGCTGATCATCTGGACCGAGGCGGGGCAGGGGGTGCTCAGCGCGGCGCTGCTGGTGAACGCGCTGCTGCCGGAGCCCGCCGTATGGCCGCTGTACGTGGTGGCCGCGCTGTCCTCGGCGCTGGTGTCCGTGCAGCGCCCGGCGCTGGACTCGCTGTGGCCGCGGATCGTGGCCCATGAGCACCTCCCGGCCGCCGCCTCCCTCAACGCCCTGCGCTGGACGGTCGGCGGGGTCGCGGGCCCGGCGCTGGCGGGTGTGGTGGTGGCGTACGCGGGCCTGGGCTGGGCCTACGCCGCCGATCTGCTGACCTTCGCCGTCTCCGTCGTACTGATCATTCCGCTGGCCTCCTCCCCCGCCGCGCACGAGGCGGCGAAGCCCTCGCTGAAGGCCATCGCGGAGGGCGCCCGGTACGCGTGGGGCCGCAAGGAGCTGCTCGGCACCTACGCGATCGACCTGGCCGCGATGTTCCTGGCGATGCCGCTGGCGGTGCTGCCGTTCCTGGCGGACGAGCTGGACGCCGAGTGGTCGCTGGGGCTGATGTACGCGGCGGTGCCGTTCGGTTCGCTGCTGGTGAGCGTGAGCAGCGGCTGGACCGGGCGGATCCATCGGCACGGGCGGATGGTGGTGCTGGCGGCGGCGCTGTGGGGCGTGGCGATCGCGGCCGCGGGCGTGGTGGGCAACGTGTGGCTGGTGCTGCTGTTCCTGGCCGTGGCGGGCGGCTGCGACATGGTCAGCGGGATCTTCCGCGGGGTGATGTGGAACCAGACGATCCCGGACGAGCTGCGCGGGCGGCTCGCCGGGATCGAGTTGCTGTCGTACTCCGTCGGACCGACCCTCGGCCAGGTCAGGTCGGGCGGGTTCGCCGCGTGGTGGGGCGTGCGGGCGTCGGTGTGGTCGGGCGGACTGCTGTGCGCCGGGGCGGTGGGGCTGCTGGCGCTGTGCCTGCCGAAGCTGATGACGTACGACGCCCGGACGAGCGAGCATGCGAAGGGCGTGCGCGAACAGCGGGCCGCCGCCCAGGCGCAGGCGCCCTTGGGGGCCTGA
- the map gene encoding type I methionyl aminopeptidase, producing MSGQSLLVPGELSPIRSVPGNIRRPEYVGKPAPTPYTGPEVQTPETVEAMRVAGRIAARAMAEAAKLIAPGVTTDELDKVAHDYMCDHGAYPSTLGYRSFPKSLCTSVNEVICHGIPDSTVLRDGDIINLDVTAYIGGVHGDNNATYLVGEVDEESRLLVERTRESLNRAIKAVKPGRQINIIGRVIESYAKRFGYGVVRDFTGHGINSSFHSGLIIPHYDSPHATTVIQPGMTFTIEPMLTLGTHEYDMWDDGWTVVTKDRKRTAQFEHTLVVTETGAEILTLP from the coding sequence ATGTCTGGCCAGTCGCTGCTCGTACCAGGGGAGCTGTCTCCCATCCGTTCCGTACCCGGAAACATCCGGCGCCCCGAGTACGTCGGCAAGCCCGCGCCGACTCCGTACACGGGTCCCGAGGTGCAGACCCCGGAGACCGTCGAGGCGATGCGGGTCGCGGGGCGGATCGCCGCGCGGGCGATGGCCGAGGCGGCGAAGCTGATCGCACCGGGCGTCACCACGGACGAACTGGACAAGGTGGCGCACGACTACATGTGCGACCACGGCGCCTACCCCTCGACGCTCGGCTACCGCAGCTTCCCGAAGTCCCTGTGCACCAGCGTCAACGAGGTCATCTGCCACGGCATTCCGGACTCCACGGTGCTGCGGGACGGCGACATCATCAACCTCGACGTGACGGCGTACATCGGCGGGGTGCACGGCGACAACAACGCCACGTACCTGGTCGGCGAGGTCGACGAGGAGAGCCGGCTGCTGGTGGAGCGGACCCGGGAGTCCCTGAACCGGGCGATCAAGGCGGTCAAGCCGGGCCGGCAGATCAACATCATCGGCCGGGTGATCGAGTCGTACGCCAAGCGCTTCGGGTACGGCGTGGTCCGGGACTTCACCGGCCACGGCATCAACTCGTCGTTCCACTCGGGCCTGATCATCCCGCACTACGACAGCCCGCACGCGACGACGGTGATCCAGCCCGGGATGACCTTCACGATCGAGCCGATGCTGACGCTGGGCACGCACGAGTACGACATGTGGGACGACGGCTGGACGGTCGTGACCAAGGACCGCAAGCGCACGGCGCAGTTCGAGCACACGCTGGTGGTGACGGAGACGGGGGCGGAGATCCTTACGCTGCCGTAG